Within the Salvia hispanica cultivar TCC Black 2014 chromosome 4, UniMelb_Shisp_WGS_1.0, whole genome shotgun sequence genome, the region tttaaaatcaattttaatgatatgctatttatttttaattatatcgATGTTGACGTTGTCAAtgtatctttatttttattaccaTCCTCTAGTTATCGATCTCATTATCCGTCTCTCGCGTACATCTCTCTATTACTTATGTTCGAGTTAATTTCATATTGTAGATACTGAAACAACTTGATAtcgaaacaaattaataaaattgaacaGTAATTTGGGCCCCCCATGATTAAAAtcctggctccgccactggtCACTTGTATCATGTCATATATAAGCTTGAGTATCAAGTGGGTCTTTATTGGCAATACATTTCTTTTCCGGCTAATAAGttggaaaaaaatcatatgtatattgtgtattttccattaattagtaaaactaatttattttatatatacactcACCTACATATTTTTTAGAGCAAATTATACACTTATCGGCAATAACTCTTCGACGACACGACGAGAATTTGTTGTGATTGACAATTTTAGGCATGGCATGCACACACATGTACAATTCACGGGTCTTATTTGTCATGTCACCACGAATTAACTTTTGCTCGTGTTGTATTGTGTCCATATCTGTTGGGACCATACTCTGATTTAGCCTTATTTAATCGTGTCATGAATgcttatatatcattttaatgTATGGCGAAATTCTCAAAATGGATGGATATATCCACTGAATTTCATTATGGGCtatattttttacttctaTAATTGGGTGATACGCATTTTGAGCATGCGTAACTAATTGtgcatttaatttgaaaattatggaTTGTATTACTCATTGGTGAATGCTTCACTCATTTATGAAATAACAAAAGCGCAAGTATAATAGTCTACCTCATTTCTAGAAATCATTGTTGTTGCCTCCATTTCGTCCAGAATTTCCAAAGAGAAAGCTTGTTGTTAATCTATTTCAGGTATTTACTATACAATTGAATTGGATGTGGTATGAGTGTGACACAACCAttcaatatgaaataaataaattgcaaaAAGGTGTCAAACACAACATCTAGACGAAAAAGATACATATGCacactaaaattaaaagagtgtaataattttctaaaacaaTCAATTCATGCATGAACCATCACCTTGATCTAAATTTGAACGAATTAACATTTACCAAACAACCCTTATTATTTCAGCTTTAATGTTGAACATAAACACATGAAACATTATACGTTTACTGATtaataaaagaagccacttttTTAATCATGTCAATCGCAACCTCACTATCCGAATTAATCATACTGAAACAATGGTCTTCCCCTACAACCTCAACGCACTCGATTTCTCCCTTCCATCCACAGTTGCTCAGCACCTCCTTGTAATACAATCCTCTATCCTTGAGAAAATCCTTCTCTGCTACATAAACTAGCACTTTCCGGCACCCCAAACCCGATAACTTCGGATCTTTAGCCGGATTCACCCATCCTTCATCGCGGTCCCTCAAGCTCGGGCAAACAAATCCCCACAATTTCTCAAAAAACTCCCTCCAACGCTTGGATTCCTCCGTCGTTTCGCTCCCAATCAGATCCATGCCCCCAAAAAAGGGGCAATTGAGGAAAATCCCTAGCAAATTGAAACCCTCCGGATTCTCCAACCCGACCCGCATTGCCATGTTGTGCGCTATATTCGCGCCGGCACTGTCTCCGCCTAAATAAACACGGTTCAGATCGGCGAATTCGTTGATCCACTCGTCCTTTCCCTTGGCGCTCCATTTG harbors:
- the LOC125224317 gene encoding probable carboxylesterase 2, coding for MADKILHDFFPALRVHKNGRVERLMGLDLVPPSLDPLTSVQSKDVQIAPEINLSARIYIPPNADPTKKLPLLVYYHGGGFIIESAFSPFYHKHLNHLVAQANVVAVSVNYRLAPEFPIPAAFEDSWRALKWSAKGKDEWINEFADLNRVYLGGDSAGANIAHNMAMRVGLENPEGFNLLGIFLNCPFFGGMDLIGSETTEESKRWREFFEKLWGFVCPSLRDRDEGWVNPAKDPKLSGLGCRKVLVYVAEKDFLKDRGLYYKEVLSNCGWKGEIECVEVVGEDHCFSMINSDSEVAIDMIKKVASFINQ